In Patescibacteria group bacterium, a genomic segment contains:
- a CDS encoding glycosyltransferase family 4 protein — protein MKKILFLTRLFYPHIGGVEKHVREVGKRLEEKGYSVSIIAEGRDEKIASKDGLKIYHIPISRNEKLKKFQIWVWLFKNRRLIEEADIVHAHDVAFWYFLCRFLYPRKRFFVTFHGYEQYPISKKAIFIRKISEKIAKGNICIGNYIPKWYGTKPSYLICGATDISSDLALPNNNQAVFIGRLDKGTTIMAYLEALKYLKQKGVAINLTICADGPFRKKAEDYIKKHGLEVKILGFVSNPEKYLAKAHFAFVSSYLAILEAMAAKKPVFAVYNNPLEKDYLGLTPFSRWIISEEDSEKLADKIKQSLSNPMIDKKNIEGGFNWAKDQTWEKMTNLYLKLWGLP, from the coding sequence ATGAAAAAGATTTTGTTTTTAACGAGACTTTTTTATCCGCATATCGGTGGGGTAGAGAAACATGTGCGCGAAGTAGGCAAGCGATTAGAAGAAAAAGGATATAGCGTCAGTATTATTGCAGAAGGAAGAGATGAAAAAATTGCTAGTAAAGATGGATTAAAAATCTACCATATCCCGATTTCTAGAAATGAAAAACTTAAGAAATTTCAGATTTGGGTTTGGCTTTTTAAAAACAGAAGACTAATCGAAGAAGCCGATATCGTTCACGCTCATGACGTTGCCTTTTGGTATTTCCTTTGCCGTTTTTTATATCCCAGAAAACGATTTTTCGTTACCTTTCATGGATATGAACAGTATCCAATCTCAAAGAAGGCAATTTTCATAAGAAAAATCTCCGAAAAAATAGCCAAGGGAAATATCTGCATTGGTAATTATATTCCCAAATGGTATGGAACAAAACCCAGTTATTTGATTTGCGGAGCAACAGACATTTCTTCTGATTTGGCGTTACCTAATAATAATCAGGCTGTTTTTATAGGCAGACTTGATAAAGGGACAACGATCATGGCCTATCTTGAAGCTTTAAAATACCTTAAACAAAAGGGGGTGGCCATCAATTTAACTATTTGTGCTGATGGTCCATTCAGAAAAAAAGCAGAGGATTATATTAAAAAACACGGACTTGAAGTTAAAATTTTAGGCTTTGTCTCTAACCCGGAAAAATATTTAGCCAAAGCTCATTTTGCCTTTGTTTCCAGTTATTTAGCTATCTTAGAGGCGATGGCAGCTAAAAAACCCGTTTTTGCTGTTTATAATAATCCTTTAGAAAAAGATTATTTAGGATTAACTCCTTTTAGTCGGTGGATTATAAGTGAAGAAGATTCTGAAAAACTTGCCGACAAAATAAAACAATCTTTGTCTAATCCCATGATAGACAAGAAAAATATTGAAGGTGGTTTTAATTGGGCTAAAGATCAAACTTGGGAAAAAATGACTAATCTTTATCTTAAACTTTGGGGTTTACCATGA